A single genomic interval of Primulina huaijiensis isolate GDHJ02 chromosome 7, ASM1229523v2, whole genome shotgun sequence harbors:
- the LOC140981562 gene encoding uncharacterized protein codes for MPNYAKFIKDVMSKKKKLQEFEIVKLTEECSAILQIKLPQKLKDSGSFTILCFIGGAHVNKALCDLRANRSLTYPRGIVEDVLVKLDKFMFPADFVILFIEEDQDAPLIFGRLFLATGKALIDVHKGELTLRVGGEAVICNIYNAIRANDEVSTCKSIDIIDSCIAEVGVALEDLPKVKEASQEKLKGDEYTEVIPSSPAFKEFSSHLCYAFFCEKSTYPGISPTICMYKILMEESYTPYVDHQRKPNQAMKEVVKNEVLKSLNVGVIYAISDSSWVSPMQVVPKKIGIQMCMMAIFADIVEEIMEVFMDDFSAFEIKKALVTTPIMIVLDWKEPFELMCDASDYAVGAVLGQRREMKPDPIGTKVVVFTDHATICYLSAKKDAKPRLLEEKKEDGAIKEAFSDEKLFKVNSVLPWFADINNFLSGGVLPPGLNYNQKKKFFHDIKFFQWDDPCVFKRCAG; via the exons ATGCCAAATTATGCAAAGTTCATTAAAGATGTGATGTCTAAGAAGAAGAAGCTACAGGAGTTTGAAATAGTAAAACTGACTGAGGAGTGTAGCGCCATTCTTCAAATAAAGTTACCACAGAAATTAAAAGATTCAGGGAGTTTTACTATTCTTTGCTTTATTGGTGGTGCTCATGTTAATAAAGCTTTATGTGATTTGAGAGCAA ATAGGTCACTCACATATCCTCGTGGAATAGTTGAAGATGTCTTGGTAAAGCTGGACAAGTTTATGTTCCCTGCTGATTTTGTGATACTTTTTATAGAGGAAGATCAAGATGCTCCACTGATTTTTGGGAGACTTTTCTTAGCAACCGGCAAGGCATTGATAGATGTACACAAAGGAGAACTCACCTTGAGAGTTGGTGGGGAGGCTGTTATATGCAACATCTATAATGCCATCAGAGCTAATGACGAGGTGAGTACTTGTAAAAGCATTGATATAATTGACTCGTGTATTGCCGAGGTTGGTGTGG CTCTTGAGGATTTGCCCAAAGTGAAAGAAGCCTCGCAGGAGAAGCTAAAAGGAGACGAGTATACAGAGGTAATCCCTTCTTCCCCTGCCTTTAAGGAATTTTCAAGCCATCTTTGCTATGCATTCTTTTGTGAGAAGTCGACATATCCG GGAATTAGTCCCACTATATGCATGTACAAAATTCTGATGGAGGAGTCATATACTCCTTATGTGGATCACCAGAGGAAGCCGAATCAAGCCATGAAAGAGGTAGTGAAGAATGAGGTACTGAAATCGTTAAATGTTGGTGTGATTTATGCTATTTCTGACAGTAGTTGGGTGTCTCCTATGCAAGTTGTACCTAAAAAG attggtattcaG ATGTGCATGATGGCCATATTTGCGGACATTGTGGAGGAAATCATGGAAGTCTTCATGGACGACTTCTCG GCATTCGAAATCAAGAAAGCATTGGTGACAACACCAATTATGATAGTGCTGGACTGGAAGGagccatttgaattaatgtgtgatgcgagtgattatgcagttgGCGCTGTACTGGGCCAAAGAAGAGAAATGAA GCCCGATCCTATCGGCACAAAGGTAGTTGTTTTTACTGACCATGCAACTATTTGCTACCTATCAGCCAAGAAGGATGCAAAACCACGCTTG TTAGAGGAGAAGAAAGAAGATGGAGCCATAAAAGAAGCATTTTCAGATGAAAAGCTCTTCAAGGTAAATTCTGTACTTCCTTGGTTTgctgatattaataattttttgtctGGTGGTGTTCTTCCTCCAGGGTTAAACTATAATCAAAAGAAGAAATTCTTCCATGATATTAAATTCTTCCAATGGGACGAcccatgtgtgttcaagaggtGTGCTGGCTAA